A single genomic interval of Pueribacillus theae harbors:
- a CDS encoding DUF2711 family protein, which translates to MGGYILLDYIWIDDKSPILNQLPDNFKSAAILLHPFVQMPSGWEKKKRKNPYQHIYPSDEETFNLGKSVSWWEVMSCSGLKSYKELAVALLTSIGAFRKEYERKDLADKLNSSLKPTLFYPTEDSISVFMINSILKVLASKGASEFYFSDPIFDNSGLLNINETTPLEICALSSSELILTDENVDFAFMSLYDSFTTLFFAKDKNIEYIVQSMNWEAVICDEQTFINWYLK; encoded by the coding sequence TTGGGAGGTTATATTTTGTTAGATTATATTTGGATAGATGACAAGTCTCCTATATTAAATCAACTACCAGATAATTTTAAATCCGCAGCAATATTGCTCCACCCTTTTGTTCAGATGCCTTCAGGGTGGGAAAAAAAGAAGAGAAAAAATCCCTATCAACACATCTATCCCAGTGATGAAGAGACCTTTAATCTTGGTAAATCGGTTTCCTGGTGGGAAGTTATGTCTTGTAGTGGATTGAAATCATACAAAGAACTAGCGGTTGCCCTATTAACTTCCATCGGTGCTTTCAGGAAAGAATATGAAAGAAAGGATTTAGCTGATAAGTTAAATTCCAGCCTTAAACCAACCCTTTTTTATCCAACTGAAGATAGCATATCCGTGTTTATGATCAATAGTATACTTAAGGTTCTTGCCTCAAAAGGAGCTAGTGAATTTTATTTTTCAGATCCTATCTTCGATAATAGTGGATTATTGAACATAAACGAGACGACGCCTTTAGAAATATGTGCCCTTTCAAGTAGTGAGTTAATTTTGACGGATGAAAATGTAGATTTTGCTTTTATGAGTTTATACGACTCCTTTACAACTTTGTTCTTTGCGAAAGATAAAAATATTGAGTATATCGTTCAATCGATGAATTGGGAAGCCGTTATATGTGATGAACAAACATTTATTAACTGGTATCTTAAATAA
- a CDS encoding DUF4240 domain-containing protein, translating into MDSQKSKTKKTAAIGDIYAVILPNGEFGAIRILHKIDSSYLLATTPYIGTDIPSIENEILKEVLIQNRFFYDNDRALVWVDGKVPKDVIYIGNIPLSEKERKIKCHSFHEKWDNSTGIEAFLEWRWENDRENFEREIREEEERYKKFNTIQKPKKRMEDDSFWSIISLLNFNAECEEEIIEPAVDQLAKKSVRDIKQFEEALAYKLYLLDTKEHAKNIGKYSYDEKQNYFSADLFLYFRCSVLAKGKEFFESTLVNPKNMPKDGPFEPLLSIASDAYKRRTGKEFEYITGCDYESFSNVEGWK; encoded by the coding sequence TTGGATAGTCAAAAAAGTAAAACAAAAAAAACTGCTGCGATTGGAGATATATATGCCGTAATTTTGCCAAATGGTGAATTCGGGGCAATAAGAATCCTTCATAAAATAGATAGTTCATACCTTTTAGCTACAACACCTTATATTGGAACTGACATTCCATCAATTGAAAATGAAATTTTAAAAGAAGTTCTTATTCAAAATCGTTTTTTTTATGATAATGATCGTGCTTTAGTATGGGTTGATGGCAAGGTTCCTAAAGATGTTATTTATATTGGTAATATTCCTCTGAGTGAAAAGGAAAGAAAAATAAAATGTCATTCTTTTCATGAAAAGTGGGATAATTCTACTGGTATAGAAGCTTTCTTAGAGTGGCGTTGGGAAAATGATAGAGAAAACTTTGAAAGAGAAATTCGGGAAGAAGAGGAAAGGTATAAAAAATTCAATACAATTCAAAAACCGAAAAAGAGGATGGAAGATGATTCGTTTTGGTCTATTATTTCCCTTCTTAATTTTAATGCTGAATGTGAAGAAGAAATCATAGAACCTGCAGTTGATCAACTGGCAAAAAAGAGTGTAAGAGATATAAAGCAATTCGAAGAAGCCTTGGCTTACAAACTTTATTTATTAGATACGAAGGAACACGCAAAAAACATAGGGAAATATTCATATGATGAAAAACAAAACTACTTCTCTGCGGATTTATTCTTATATTTCAGATGTTCAGTGCTTGCTAAAGGAAAAGAATTTTTTGAGTCAACTCTCGTTAACCCTAAAAACATGCCCAAGGATGGCCCATTTGAACCATTACTTTCAATAGCATCTGATGCATATAAAAGAAGAACTGGAAAAGAGTTTGAATATATCACAGGATGTGATTATGAGTCCTTTTCAAACGTTGAAGGTTGGAAATGA
- a CDS encoding Fic family protein: MEKKFHLTKEQNVFLAKKTIVENIYHTAKLENVNITFPETQTILNGVSVGGLSMDDVQVILNLRDAWRYTLDNIDKPFSLEFACKVNENVARNESLNWGVLRDGNVGIHGVSHVPEVPEREKVEKKIKEIMEIENDVDRALSYYVWAMRSQLFWDGNKRTSNICANKLLIESGSGIVTVKEENLKEFHVLLSKFYETNDSKQLKQFLYDKCLYGMTFQKENNMKK; this comes from the coding sequence ATGGAAAAGAAATTTCATTTAACAAAGGAACAGAATGTTTTTTTGGCGAAAAAAACAATCGTAGAAAATATTTATCATACAGCAAAGTTGGAAAATGTAAATATCACATTCCCAGAAACTCAAACCATCTTGAACGGTGTAAGTGTCGGTGGATTGAGCATGGATGATGTTCAAGTTATTTTAAATTTGAGAGATGCATGGAGATATACTTTAGATAATATTGATAAACCGTTTTCGTTAGAATTTGCTTGTAAAGTAAATGAGAATGTTGCAAGAAACGAAAGTTTAAATTGGGGAGTTTTGAGAGACGGAAATGTAGGGATTCATGGGGTGAGTCATGTTCCTGAAGTCCCTGAAAGAGAAAAGGTCGAAAAAAAGATTAAAGAGATCATGGAGATTGAAAATGACGTGGATCGTGCATTAAGCTATTATGTTTGGGCCATGAGAAGTCAATTGTTTTGGGACGGGAATAAGCGAACGAGCAACATCTGCGCTAATAAGTTGCTAATTGAGAGCGGGAGTGGAATTGTCACAGTTAAGGAAGAAAACCTAAAAGAGTTTCATGTACTACTTTCAAAATTTTATGAAACAAACGATTCAAAACAATTAAAGCAATTTCTGTATGATAAATGCTTATACGGGATGACTTTCCAAAAAGAAAATAACATGAAAAAATGA
- a CDS encoding YjdJ family protein has protein sequence MIVIYIIQYCFALVLLIFSTFASWYEGSAILDDPWEWKYSTPFSQFLYGRAIQNIHQISQLDHFVYAAKFHPTFPIIMVISSFYLLILLGFHFLKGKPKWFIFYQSFLGGVLACLAFLFFNSVTIGGQIFFYISLLGGVLCIVTAVIFYFSDIKSQYS, from the coding sequence ATGATAGTGATTTATATCATTCAGTATTGCTTTGCTTTGGTTTTGTTGATCTTCTCAACATTCGCTTCATGGTATGAAGGAAGTGCCATCTTGGATGATCCTTGGGAATGGAAGTATTCAACGCCATTTTCTCAATTTTTATATGGAAGGGCTATTCAAAATATTCATCAAATTTCACAACTTGATCATTTTGTTTACGCTGCGAAATTTCATCCTACATTTCCTATCATTATGGTAATAAGCAGTTTTTATTTGCTCATTCTTCTTGGATTCCATTTCTTAAAGGGAAAGCCTAAATGGTTTATTTTTTATCAATCTTTCTTAGGCGGAGTTTTAGCATGCTTAGCTTTTTTATTTTTTAACTCCGTAACGATTGGCGGACAAATCTTTTTTTATATTTCTTTATTGGGTGGCGTTTTATGTATTGTAACTGCTGTAATTTTTTATTTTTCGGATATTAAATCACAATATTCATAG